CTGGGCTTTAACGACCCCGATTATTTTTCACGGCTTTTCAAAAAAACCACCGGAAAAAGTATCAGCAATTATTTAGCTGACATTCAAGATTTGTCAGGCAGCTAAAATGAATTGTCCATCTCATTTCAATTTGCTCCGCCTATTTTTGAGGCTAACTAATTTATTAAAAAATGAAATCAGCACTTATAACAGGAGCAAACAGAGGAATTGGTTTTGAAACCGCAAAACAATTAGCAGCACTCGGATATTTTGTTTACATAGGCAGTCGGGAAAAAACAAAAGGACTTGAAGCGGTTGCAGAACTTAAGTCATTAGGTTTTTCAAATGTAGATTGCATTGAATTAGATGTAACAAACATTGCATCTATCAAAGCAGCACGGCAAACCATAGAAAGCAAAACACCACAGTTAGATGTTTTAATAAACAATGCTGGTATTAGCGGTGGCTTTCCACAACCAGCTCTTACAGTTCCTTTAGAGACGGTAAAAACAGTTTTTGAAACTAATTTATTTGCTCCAATTCAGATGATACAAGAATTTATTGATTTACTGAAAAAATCAAACGAACCGCGAATTGTAAATGTAACTACTGAACTTTCTTCTATTACCAAACATCAAGACCCTACTTGGGAATATTACACCTATAATCCTTCGGCTTACGGAGCTTCAAAGTCAGCCTTAAATGCTTACACAGTTATGTTGGCTAAAGAACTTAAAGACACAAATTTTAAAGTGAATTGTGTTTGTCCTGGCTTTACAAAAACAGCCTTCAATAATTACATGGGAGTAAAACCAATCGAACAAGGGGCAAGTGCTATTGTAAAATATGCAATCCTTAACTCAGATGGTGCAACAGGAAAATTCTTCAATGAAGAGGGCGAAATGCCTTGGTAAAATCGTAAAACAAAAAAGTGGAATTACTCGCTAATTTGCCACAAAAAACTAAGGCTATTAATTTTCTGTTTTGAAATCAAAAAGAATTACGATTTTTTGATTTCAAAACAGAATTATATTACTCATTCAAAACAAGTTAATACTCTCAGAAATTTACCGTTTATGTTTCGTGGCAAAATCGTGGCACAGTAATTAAAAAAAAATGACAAATGCAGTATAGGCACAGGTTTAAACGATTAAATTCGAATCCTGCTCTTCTTACTAAAAGGGTAAAAGAAATAAAAAGACAACTTTTTCAATCTTTTCAAAAACTCACAAAAAACGTGGTAAAAACTACAAATCCAAGGATTCGTAGTTTTTTTGGTTTTAGGTACTTTTCTATCAGACGATCTTGATTTGATTTGCTATACTTTTTATTACTTTTTGTATGTTTGTACATATTGTACAGCTAACATTCTTACATTTTTAAAATGCTTCAAAACCAATCCATAATTCCTGATATAAAGGCAATAATTGCGAATTCAAAAGAGCGTGCAATTAGAGCTGTTGATAATGAAAGAACTATAATGTATTGGACTATCGGGAAACGCATTTTTGAGGAAGAACAACAGGGAAAAGAAAGAGCTGATTACGGAACTTATCTAATTAAATATCTTGCAGAACAATTACAACCTGAGTATGGAAGTGGATTCTCATACCGTCAATTAAATTGGTATCGTCAATTTTATAGAACTTTTCCAATTGTGTCTACACTGTGGACACAATTGAGCTGGAGCCAATATAAACTATTATTAGCAACTGAAAATCAAGATAAAAGAGAGTTTTATATTGCTGAAACAGTAAAAAACAACTGGACTGTTCGCCAATTGGAACGTCAAATAAACAGCAGCTTATACGAACGTCTTTTAGCAAGTAGTGATAAGGAAAGTGTATTAGCAGTTGCTAAAAATGAGAAAATACCATCAGATGCACGAGAGATTATAAAAGACCCAATGTATTTGGAATTCTTAGGATTAAAGCGCGAAGCTGCATATTATGAAAAAGACCTCGAACAAGCCATTATAACACATCTCCAAGAATTTTTATTAGAAATAGGAAATGGCTTTTCTTTTGTTGCAAGACAAAAAAGAATTCATATTGATGGAGATGAGTTTTTTGTAGATCTAGTTTTTTATAATAGATTACTTCAATGCTTTGTTTTAATAGAAATCAAGACACATAAGCTTACTCACCAAGATATTGGCCAGTTACAGATGTATGTTAACTACTATGACCGCATTGAGAAAAATGAAAATGAAAATCCTACAATTGGCATATTACTATGTGCTAATAAAAATGATGGTGTAGTTAAATTCACATTACCGGAAAACAACAAAAATATTATTGCAAGTCAATATCGTTTATATCTTCCAACTGAGCAGCAATTATTAGAAGAAATCAACAAAGAATTAGCAAATTTTGAAGAGGACAAAAAAGATGGTTAAAAATATTCATATTGATTAAATAGTTTAAAAATGGCAATTTGAGTTCTCCAGCAAAATCATGGCACAGTAGTTTACAAAAATTGACAAATGCAGTATAAGCAAGGGTTAAGATTGTTAAACTCGAATTGGAGTTTCTACCTTTTTTACCACAAAAAGTTAAGTCTGTCTATATTTATTACATAAAACAAAACTCTTTACTTGCTATATTGATCTCAAGACACTAAAACAAAAAACCCCAATACTGAAAATAGATCCCAATAAGACACAACGAAAATAAGATTGTTATCATAACGCTTGTATTGGGAATAGACTTAATTGCAAAAATAAAATAGAGTATCGAAATTATAAAACATGCAATAAACGCCCATTGTAACGTAAACAAATATTCAAATTGATTAGGAATACCAAAAGCAAGTACATAAAAATTATTCTCAGATGTATTATTTATTGCCAAAACAAACCCAATAATAGTTATTAACCCCAGTAAAGAAGTTAGTATAATTAAAGCTTTCATGATTTTATTCTTTGCAATATCTCTCCTATTTCTAATAAGTAAACAAATAGAAGTAAAAATTGAAACTAACATAATAATAATAGCTATAAAAAATGGAGCAAAAAATAGCAGATCGAATTCGTTTAGACTATTGGCAAAATTAGAAACTCCTCCGCTTATGATTACATCAGTCGCAAAATTAACTTTACTGTTAAGTTTAAATTCACTCACATCAGGACGACGTGTTGGATTAGATATAAATTCATTCACAATTCTAGTTCCAATATTTGAAAAACCAGGACCGTGACCTCCTGTTGGAGCGGTAACTAAAAAACTGTTTTTAAATCTATCAGCGGTTGTTTTTCCGTTGGAAGCAGGAGTAATTGGATCAAATGTTCCTGAAAAAACCAATACTGGCGCAGTTATGGTCGATAAATTTGATAAGTTATTTATCTTTTTTAATAAATTGCTGTTACCTAAATTCCATTTATCACATACTGAGAAATCAGATTTATAAAAAGACAATCCACCTTTTAATTTACTGAAACCGCTCGCATTTTTATTGAACTCTGAAATAGAATTGTTTGGAAGAACTTCGTTGCAACTCACGCAATAATATTGTCCGTAATCTAAACCCAATGCTCCTGAAAAAGAAGCTACAAGTGAGCTCAGAGTGTTTTTATTTCCTTTATTAAACTGGGTTATTAATAATGGTAATACTTCAATTAATCTCTTATAATATAGCGACTGTTGGATAGCAATTTTAAAATCTTCGGCATTATAGGTGAATTTCCCACCGGCAATGATTTTTTTATCAACATCAACTGTTATGGGATTTTTAGTCAGCTTTTCTATAGTTTCATAATAAGTCTTTTCTAAGTTTGGATATTGCTTATTACACTTAGGATCGTTTTTACATGCCTCAAAAACTTTATTCAGACTGCTTACATAATTTGCTGTATTAGAATCATAATACTCCGATATATCTGAAATTGATGAATCCAAAATTAGCGACTTAATATCCTGAGGAAACTCATTAGCATATACCTGAGCAGTATAAGTTCCGTAAGAAACACCATAAACATTCCATTTATCATATTTTAATACTTCTTTCAAAGCATTTAAATCTTTAGCTATAGATTGGCTGTTATAGGAGTTTAAGTCAATACCTCTATTTATTAAGTCCTGCTTACACGTAATTGCGGCAATAGTTTTTTGCTGTTCATCTTGTGTACTATTCTGATTTTTTGCGAGTATTTCTAAAAATTTGCTTCCCAGATCCGGGCAAAATTTAGGTGATGAATAACCCGTACCTCTGACATCCATTAAAATAAGATCATTGTTTTTTCTTAACGGATGATCTAACCATCTCCATATACTGCCAACTTCTCCTGCACCAGGACCTCCTTCCAGATATACAACAGGATTTGAAATTTGATTTTTAGAAGTGTTTTTAAGAACAGCAAATGCTATTTTAATAGTTTTGCCTTCTGGTTTATCCCAATTTTCGGGAACAATTAAATACCCCCATTCTATATTATTTTCTTTATTAAGAGTTGGCTCGTCAGGAAAGAAACTTGTTGCTTTTTCTAATTTATAAGCCTTTTTTTGAGGAAACAAATAACTTGGCAGACATAGTATTAAAATTAGTGCTATTATTTTTTTCATGAGAGTGGTAATTAAAATATTAGGTTTTTGATAATTTCTTCTTTTAGATAAATTTCACCAATGCTTGTTTTTAGTGAAATATGACATTTATATTTTTTATCTATTTTTATTTCTTTCAAATAGAACTTTTCATTGTTTATTTCAGTCTTATGATCAAAAATTTCAAATGATTTTAGAGGAACTGTTAATCCGTGACCATGCGCTTTTATAACCGCTTCTTTTTGCGTCCAATACTCAAAAAAAGCATCTTTTAGACTGTGTGACTGCTCAATATTATACCTTTCACTTTCGGTCATCTGAAATCTAAAACTATCCAATTCAAAATCTGCTATTATTTCAATATCAATCCCAATTTCATATTGATTGCTTAATGCACAAACAACAATCTCATCTGAATGTGAGATGTTAAACCAGATTAAATTATCTTCAAAATAGGGCTTATTATATTTTGTATATTTTATCTCTTTTTCGTTAAGATTGTATCCATAAATTTCTTCGGCTCCCTTATATAATAATGTCCTTCCTAAAAGTGATAATTGTGCATCTTGCCATCTTTTATATCGCATAATCTTCTCCTGAAAATCGTACGGAAAATTGGGCAGAACATTTTTCAGCAGACTTTCATGATTTTCTTCAGACTGATAAGTATAATAGATGTAAATCAAAATTAAAATTGTTGTTGTTTTTTAGAAATCAAAATCAAAATCTAATACTGTATTGCTTTCTACTTCTAATTCACTATTTATTAAATCAAGCCTTAACAAAGGATTTTTAACAATTTCGTTTAAAATTTCACTGTATCGTAAAGCAATAATCTGTATTGTATTTTCTTCAAATAAATCGGCATTATAATCCATAACACCTTTCAGCTTATTCTCTTTTTCAACCAGATTAAATACAAGCGGCATCCTGCTGTGCGTGTTATTTACAGGATAAGAATTCAATTTTAAACCCTTTAATTCTTCTATATTCTCAAAAGAAAACTCTGGACTTTGGTAGACAAACATCACATCAAAAATAGATTGTGAGAACTTATTAAAAGGAACATCCTGATAATCATTAATCTCTAATAAATTATTCTGAGTGCTTTTCAATAGATCCGCAAAAGTCTGTTCCGCCTTAATTTGTGTTCTCAAAACAAGTGTCTTAACAAACATCCCAATTTGATTATTCAATTCTGTGATATTTCTGCCGGAATTAACGGTTCCTATACAAATATCATTTTGATCAGAAAATTTATAAATCAATATATTTACGGCTGCCACTAAAAGGGTATAAAAAGTGACTTGTTGCTCATGAGCTATTTTCTTTAAACCTAAGGTAATGTTTGGTGTAATTTCAAACCCATATTTACCTGCTTTTTGCTGATCGTATCTACCATCAAAATCCTTGTCAAAAGTATCTTTAGGTCGATAGTTTTGAAGATAATTTTTCCAGAATAACTCATTTTTAAGAGCATTATCTTCAGCTATTTTATTAAACCATTCCGAGTAATCTTTAAATTGAATTTTTAAAGGATTCTTTTCTGAAATATCCAGGGCGTCACTATTATAATTTTCAATAAATTCTTTAATAAAAATTTCCAATGATAAACCATCCATTATAATATGATGCGTAGAAAAGAGCATTATAAATTGACCTTTCTCAGCTTGAAGTATTTGAACTCTTACCAATAAATCTGTTTCTAAATCAAAAGGAGAATTACTAAGTTGGTTAATAGTCTCTTCTATTTTTTCTTTTTTCAATTCATGAACAGAAATTGAAAATTTGTACTCCTCCCAAGGATTCGTTTTTTGATAAGGAACACCGTCTATCTCAATAAAATTTGTTCTTAAGATTTCATGTTTCTTAATTATTCTATTTATTCCATTTCTAATTTTATCTAAGTCTATATTCCCTTCAATACTATAAGCTGCTGTCATATTATAAGCTACAGAAGCGTTATGAAATTGAGACGCTAACCAAATATTATATTGAGGTGAGGTTAGCCTATAAAAACCTTTAGGTTCAGATAATGGTATTGTAATTTTTGTATTGGGTTTAAGCTCTTGCAGATAGGCCGCTAATGACTCAATTGTAGGATAATCAAAAATCGCTTTCAGACTAATATCATAAGAAAGTTGGTTGATGATTATTCCAATCAATTTAATAGCATTTAAGGAATGCCCGCCAAGAACAAAGAAATTATCGTTTACACTTATTGGCTGATCGGTGTTTAATACTTCTTTCCAATATTCCGATAGTTTTTTTTCTAAATCAGAATTTGGCGCTTTAAAATCATTCAATTTAAAATTTTGTTGAATATCTCTTTGCGATAAAGCTTTTCTATCTACTTTTTGGTTTGGTGTAAGCGGAAATTCCTCTAAGGGAATAATGGCATTTGGAATCATATAATACGGAAGATTCGTTTTTAATATCCCGAAAATCCTTTCAAGATCGATTTCTTCTTCACCTTTTAAAAGATAAGCTACCAAAAAAGATTCCTGTTGATTTCCTTTTTTAGCAATTACTACTGAAGCTTTTACTTCTTCGATTTTATTTAATTGTGATTCTATATCGCCAAGTTCAATTCTATATCCGCGAATTTTAACCTGATTATCATTTCGACCTAAAAACTCAATTTCTCCATTTTTATTCCACTTTCCTACATCACCGGTTTCATAGCACAAACTTGCAGTATCAAATGGATTTTGAATAAACTTTTCCTTAGTCAAAGTTTCATTCTTATAATATCCTTTTGCGAGTCCGTCTCCTGCGATATAGATTGCTCCCGCGGTTCCTATTGGCTTAAGGCTTAAAAACTCGTCTAAAATATAAAACTGTGTATTGTTTATAGGTTTCCCAATATTTGATGCGTCTTCCGGATGTTCTATTTTTTTGATACTTGACCAGATCGTGGTTTCAGTAGGTCCATACATATTCCAAACCTCCGCGTTTGTATTAATTAACTTTTCGGCTAGTGCTTTACTTAATAAATCACCTCCACAAAGCAATTTTAAACGCTTACTCCCCTGCCAATCGGCATTGTACAATAATTGGTAAAAACTTGGTGTTGCCTGAAGAATTGTTGGCTGTATCTCTTCTATCTTTTTGATAATCAAATATGGATCTGCCAATACTTCTTGATTTGCAATGTATAGTACAGCTCCGGATATTAGGGGCACAAAAAATTCTAATATCGAAATATCAAAAGAATATGTTGTCACAGAAAACAAAGTATCAGTAGCCGAAACACCTGGTTTTTGCCGGATACTAATTAGAAAATTAAGTAGTGACTCATGCCCTATTTCAACTCCTTTTGGGTTTCCTGTTGAACCGGATGTGTAAATTATATAGGCAGTATCTTTAGGTGATAACGCAGTGGTTAAAATTCCTTTACAGCTATCAATATTTTCTAATATCTTTTCGAGGGTTATTATCTTAACAGCTTCCGCAACATCTAATCGATATTCTTTTTCGCAAATAAGTACTTTGCTTTGGCTATTCTCTACAATATAACCCAATCTTTCTGTTGGAAAATTAGGATCTAACGGAATGTAAGCTCTACCGGATTTTAAAATACCCAATAAAACTGCTACTAAATTAGCCGACCTCCCCAATAAAACGGCAATTGGTGACTTGTCCTGCTCTAAGGAAGTGGTGTTAATATATTCGGCTATTTGATTGGATAAATTATTCAACTCATAATAAGAATAGGATTTAAAATCATCTTTAATCGCTATTTTATCAGGAGTTTGAAGGACGTTTTCTATAAATAAATCTATTGTTGTTTTATTTTTAGGATAGTCTGTCTTTGTATCATTAAATCCTATCGATAATTGCTGTTTTTCTTTTACGGTCAGGTAATCAAACTCTTTTAGTTTGTTATCCGGATTTGCCAGTATTGCATTTATTAAATTTTCAAAATGTGATACAACAGCTGTAATTGTTGTATCATCGAAATAATTTAAGTTATAATCAAAGTCTATTTTTACATCTTCGGATTCGTCAAATTCTCTGATGTAAATTGCCAATGCAACACGTTCTGATTCATGGGTTAATGGAATTACCCGAGTTTCTGTATTATGAAAATCATCTGAAAAATTTTGTTTTTCATAAGATAGTGTAATATTAAATAGTCTTTCTTTTTCATTAAAAATCTTAAGTTCCTGAATTAATTTACCCAGCGGAAACCTTTGGTGGCGATAATCTTTTCTTAGTTGATTTTTTATCTCAACAATTAAATCTTCAAATGTAGCTTCAAAATTCATTGGAATTCTTAAAGGTGAAATTCCCATAAAAAGCCCAACCGTTTTTTTGTATATCGATTTACTTCGGTTCAAAACGGGTAATCCTATCGCAAAATCATTATTCTGATGCTTTCTTCCAAAATAAATATATAAAGCAGCTAGAATTACATTAAAAGTAGAACATTTATAGCTTGAAGATAATTTGTTTAACTGATTATATACGGCTCTTTTTACAATCAGTTCTTTGCGGTTACTTTTGTTAATTTGAGCTGTATCATTGATTTTTTCAAACAAATTTTCCGGTAAATTATTAAACCTATTGTACCAATACAATTTATCATGAACATAGGTATCAGACTTTTGATAAACTAAATCATCTATCATAAAATCTTTATAGGTAAAAGGATAATCTGATGTAATACTTCCGGATTTAAAAATCTCATTATAGTTTTGAACTAATCTTTGAAACATTAATGAAGTTCCCCAGCCGTCTGTTATTATATGGTGATAAACTGAAAACAAATAGTAAAAATCTTCTTCGACTTTTACCAAAGTAAAGACATGTAAAAGGTTTCCATTAAATAAATCAAAAGGTTTCAGAAACTCCTTTTGCATATAATTTACAGCTTCTTCTAAAGGGTTTTCACTTTGCGAAAAATCAACAAATCCTAATTGCGAATTATGCTCTTGCAACACTTTTGTTGTTACATCTTCCTGAACTTTTTCAAGAATTACTCTGTAAACATCGTGTTGATTAATTAATGCAATGTATGCCTTATTAAATATGTCAAAATTTACAGCACCTTTAATTTCTATTTTAGCACCAATATTGTAGATAGGTTCGTTAGGCAATAATAATTGCTCAAAATATACATCCTGTTGTGGTAGCGTAAGTTTCATAATTAAAAATTTTGTAACGTTTTTACTTTGCTCAATTTATCCTCTCTTCAATATGTTTTGGTCTTTAGTTTTCAACTTTATCGTACCATAAATTTTCAGTGCTTAAAAGCTTGTCTTCAATTTTAACGTCCATAACAATTTGTCCGTAATCAAATTTGATAATCCTGTCAGCGTGCTTAAAGTAGGCATCATCATGAGTAACAGCTATAATTGTTTTTCCTTCTGCTTTTAATTTTGGAACCAGGTTCTCATAAAAGTATTTTCTAAAATGAGGATCCTGATCTGCTGCCCATTCATCTAATATTAAAATTGGTTTGTTTTCCAGAAGAGCAAAAATCAATGACATTCTTTTGCTTTGTCCTTTAGAAAAATGACGTCTTGCAGAGTCTTCATTATCATCTAAAATGACTTTATCCAGCTCCATTACTTTCAATAACTCCTGATAATCTTTATTTTTCTCTAATGAATAGTCGTCATAATTGTTAGAAAATATATGATTGTCAGTAAAAACAGCTGCTAATAAATTTTGAGTTGCTGTACCTTTATTCGTGTTATGTTCGTTATTTAAAATCATTTCACCTTCTGAAGGTTTGTACAATCCAGTTAGAATATTAATGAATGTACTTTTACCGCTTCCGTTACCGCCTATAATAAATATTACTTCTCCTTTTTCAATTTTTACATTTACAGGCCCTAAACCAAAACCTTTATCTGATTCTTCACTTTTATAATTAAAGACAATATTTTTTAACTCAATAGATTTGAATTCTTCTGCTAAATACTCTTTTACTATTGTATTCTCTTTATTGTCTATATCTTCTTCATTTTCAAAATCACTTAAAAACTTTTTAATCCTTCCGTTAGAAACTAAATATTGAGAATAGACATTCTGCATGTTTATTAAATTATTAATAGGCCCGGATATAAAAAGTAAAATGACTACATAAGATCCTACTTCATCCTGTGAAAGGAGATTAAAAGCAGGAAATAAAAACAAGATCGCACCTATAACAAAATACAATCCGTATTGGCTTATTAAATTGATAGAAAGAAAAACAAAATTTATTTCGTAATCCAAAGCTTTAGATTCATCTCTATTTGGGATCAGATGCTTATTCAATAAGTTTTTTCTTTTGTTGGTATCAACTTTCAACTCTTTGAATCCCTTGATAACATCGTTTACATAACTGTAATAATGTTCATTGTTTTTTCGCAATATTGAGATCTTTTTTGCCATTGTTTTTATTACAACAAAAAAAACGGCTGCTATCAAAATAATTAATCCTAAAACAATTAATCCGGAATAAAAAGATATCCAGAACATATAGGTCAGACACAATAGTAACATTAATACCGAGTTGACCGTATGGGTTACAATACTTGAAAATGAGGCAAATACTCTGATATCCTCAATAGCGGTATAGAATCTTTGTGATCCATGTTTTAGCAATGTAATAAGTGGTGTACTTAGAATTTTCCTGAAAATATTTTTCTCATTCTCGTATAAAATATGATAGATATATTCGTTGAGCTTTTTTTGAAAAATTATGTTCAGCAAATAGGAATATACAATGACAGCAAGAAAGACAATCCACATATATCCCTTTAAAAATTCGGCTTTTTTTGAAATTGTATTGTTAATGATATAAAGCGTACCAAAACTTAAAACTGTGTTAGGGATTGCATATAGAATTATATAAAGGATATTTTTAAATTTTAATTTTAGCATAATTTCAGTCGTTTATTTTCAAAACATTATTTTCTTATTAATCCCTGCCACTGTTATTTTATTTAAACTTTACATTCAAGTTCCCGAGTATTCTCAACGCATTGCTGCAATATGTTTGCAATTCTTTCCGGATGCTTGTAGATAAAAAAGTGATCGCCGGAAAGTATCTCCGAATGAAAACTGGCTTTCGTAAAACGTTTCCAATTTGCAATATCAACAGCGCTTTTTTCCAAATCTCCCATTATGGAATAGATTGGTATGTTTACTGCTCGTTCGTCTGCCAGTAAGTTTCTTTCGGCCAATTCAAAATCAGATCTGAAAACGGGTTCTATAAAATCGATAAATTCAGTGTTGGCTCTTAACTCATCAGGCAAACCACCCATTTTTTTAATTTCGTCGATAAACTCACGTTTTTCATACTGGTATAATCTCCTGTTTTCTCTCACTCCGGGTCCCGGATTACCTGTAAAAACAAGATATGCCGGTGCACGATCAATTTTTTCAAGCATATTTGCCACTCTTAAGCCAAGTCCGGTTCCCAGACTATGACCATATATTATAAAAAACGGTGAGGTTAGTTTTGATACAATTTGCTGAAAAACATCTTCGGCTGCATGATCAAATTCTGTCAATAAAGATTCTTTAATACGTCGGCCTCTCCCGGGAAGTTCCAGACTTATTACCTCATAATCTTTTAGATACGGGATTAAAAAGTTAAATGAATAACAGTTTCCTCCGGCAAAGGGTATCAGAAATAATTGTATTTTTTCCATATTCACTATTGTTTAATTTTTGAAAAAACTCAACTAAATATTTATTGAATTCTATCTAAAGCATCATCATTTCCTAGTTTTTTTGTTGGCTTTTTAGTATTTACATTTCCAAAATTATAGGTGAATTCAATTCCAAATTTTCTACTGTCTCTATAGCGCGTTTTTTCTGAACTGTAGTTCGTGAAATATTGGTCTGAAGTATATACATTACGTTTTAATATGTCTGTACCTGAAATCCTTAGTTGTCCCTTATTTTTTAAAATATTTATTAAAAAAGAAGCGTCAATATTTCCAACAGCTCCTATATGGGTTAACTCATTAGTAAGCTTAGACGAGTATGTACCAATTACTTCCAGTTTTAAATTCTTTGAAAAACTAATAGTATGATCTGTTTTAAGATTAAACCATGAAGAAGACAAACTATATTTACTGCCTAAAACCATTCCGGTTGATTTTGAATACCCGGCTACAGTGCCACTATTCTGACTGTTCCACCATGAAGTGATTTTTATAGGGTAAAATACATCAATATAAAAATCATGAGACTGATCCAGATTTTGCAATGAAAAGTAGGTAACTCCTGTATCAAAATTCTGACTGTAAGGAAATTGCCCCAACATACCTTTGATATAAACGTAATTAAGCGATATGTTTAGTTTGTCTAAATTTATGTTTACAGAAAAGTTATCGTTGTACTGTGGTTTTAATGCCGGATTGCCTGTAAAAACAGTATAACTATTTACAAATATGGTATAGGGAACCAATTCGTTATAGGGAGTTCTAATGATGGTTTTCTTATAAGAAAACGAATAATTATAAAGATCACTTATATCATGCTGATAGAAAAAAGTTGGGAAAAACTTAAGATATTTTTGAGGTTCACCACCTGTATAAGTTGCATCTGTGTTTTCTAATCGCAGACCAAATTGAAGTTTATCTTTTGTCCAGTTTTTATATAAAATACCATAAGCAGATGAGATTGTCTCTCTTAATTTGGTATCATTTGAATACTCTGGTATAATAACATTTGAACCGTTGATGTTTTCTTCGTAGACTATCTGACTTTTGGAATTTGATGTTTGGTTTTTCAAACCTGCTTCGAGTTTCCATTGATTTTTAAAATTTTGGATATAATCCAATTGTGCAATCCAGATATCAATTCCAGTTGAATTTGTGGTTTGATATTCATTAGGCACTCTTATTGTTTCGCCATCTTTTCCTAAAACATACGATGGAAATGATTGGAAAAAATCGCTTTGATAAGGCGTATAAGTTCCCAACATATTTATTTCTGTATCTCCGGATTTAGAAGAAAAATGATAATTCAGGTTATAGTTATTTGTGTATCCTTTACTTC
This region of uncultured Flavobacterium sp. genomic DNA includes:
- a CDS encoding outer membrane beta-barrel protein — protein: MKYKRYLVSCLYINYKKKDHFGSAILMLTFMLFFNLSFSINKTPNKEKELRVLSNTTIHPGNNYKIVPFFKSKDELFDTIKKVQLKKSADLKGNVLNETGESQEFVEVSLFRSVDSTFVQGTLTDSQGLFHLSDIEPGSYYLKAYAFGFAAFYSEIIKLEPDAIVVSPPLILIPDVNKLEEVVITKKIDLVERKSDRFVIKVKDNALAAGTSFDLLKNTPFVTISATNEVSLQSKKTLVLVDNKQYPDSSIENVLQMIPAGNILSMELITNPSAKYDATYGAVINIITKKGQMDGYTGNVRVTGAQGEYGEYGVNANLTYRKGKLTTYGTLGYRKSDQMTFNNTERILNGKDVINEDLTRLFYQKFYSAQAGVQYDITDNQYIGALVITNPFRRTGNFNSTDEFSKLNSPIDSVLVTKSPLRSKGYTNNYNLNYHFSSKSGDTEINMLGTYTPYQSDFFQSFPSYVLGKDGETIRVPNEYQTTNSTGIDIWIAQLDYIQNFKNQWKLEAGLKNQTSNSKSQIVYEENINGSNVIIPEYSNDTKLRETISSAYGILYKNWTKDKLQFGLRLENTDATYTGGEPQKYLKFFPTFFYQHDISDLYNYSFSYKKTIIRTPYNELVPYTIFVNSYTVFTGNPALKPQYNDNFSVNINLDKLNISLNYVYIKGMLGQFPYSQNFDTGVTYFSLQNLDQSHDFYIDVFYPIKITSWWNSQNSGTVAGYSKSTGMVLGSKYSLSSSWFNLKTDHTISFSKNLKLEVIGTYSSKLTNELTHIGAVGNIDASFLINILKNKGQLRISGTDILKRNVYTSDQYFTNYSSEKTRYRDSRKFGIEFTYNFGNVNTKKPTKKLGNDDALDRIQ